The window CAATTGGCTACatggatttaattattattcttttcaagcaAAATGACTTTTCAAAACATTCATCTACTTGTGTCCAAGTTCTGTCAATTCATACCTCaatcttaacattttttttttttaaattgggtcaatcaaatattttcattggttttttaattttttatatgatttttttagtaaaaatatttaatgataacttaaattaataacaaaGATTTTAATAcgattaaattattaattattttaattaaataaacagaTATCATGTGATtacaattaaacaaataaagacAGGTATTGAATTCTAAAAATCACAATCTTACTTTCTCAAAACACTTAACATTATTTACGAATTATTTATTATACTCGATCCAtctaatttacaaaaaaaaaaaagaatcttaataagaaaaactcatttaatacataaatatatattttttaactcaaaataacaattatttaccTAATATGTAAATCCAATATTAGCTTTAGAGATAACCAAACATTCCtaataacctaaaaataacaatcatcaTAAATTATTTGCTCATTAGTATCCAATTCAATACATGAGATTGTTTCTAATTCCTACTTAATAGCTTAAATGCCCTAAAATTCCCTTCAAAAATCACCCAACACTAGAACCATGTTATTGCAACCCCTTGTTTTACTTATAAAATACCtacttattttaataattaaatataaaaaataattatgtaaaaCTTATGGCAATTATGTTCCAAAAATAATAGCATTATAAAATCTGATCGGAAAAAggatgagaaatattttttttttatttcaagtaaaGCAGTATTTTAAGAAGTGGGTGTGGAGAAAATTATTGACTACAATGCTAAATCATACCATGtatcttttatgtattttttaagccaaaatatgatttttattttttgaaatacttGATCATATGcacaccaaataaaatatattttttgtattttttttttgaaatgagaaatgtttttagaaaatttggaaaatttttagatttcaatgaaaaatatattttttaatattaggataTATCTTATAGTATAAGTCTAAAGccctgatattaaataaaattgttgaaaaaacatgagaggaatttattttaaattggtcCTTGAacgtttttagattttttaggaAATTATTTTAGGCttgtttagcaaaaaaaaaagagtaagttttattcaaaacaaaacattcaaAATAGGTATAAGGGTATGTTTTCCAAACAACGCCTTAGGCTAaaaatttttcaacaaaaaaaaaaaaatagccaacCAAACAAAGTTTTATTACCTGacccaaaacaaaactaatCGGGTTGACTCAAAAACACTGGTTCAACCCTGTAACGAACCGAAAACCATGGTTTGACCCGAAACTAAagcaaaataaacaattaaaccaaaaacatatcaaaagtaaaaaaaaaaacacaaaaatataaaatcttctGACAAAAACAGATCAAAcacaaagaacataaaaaacacGATGAACATTCAAATCGTAACCCAGCAAGCACAAATCATAAACCAGACAAGTTTTCATGCAATCAATGACAAGGTTTTATTTGTAATCATGCAAAAATCAAGCATCTATTTTCTTCGATTAACACTCAAAAGTCATGACGGATCAAAATGTGTTTAGGGAGTTAAAAGAACCTTATAATATGCATCAATATATGTTATTGGTGCGCTTTAACTCTagattatttgttaaaaatgaGTGTAAATAccgataaaaaattttattggtaaaattattaaatctagtaATAGATGACACACTAAAGATTAAAactagcatataaaaaaaatattccagaTAAATTTTTGTTAGTAGATAACAATATTAACCTAGATGGATATTTTCAATgtcaatcaaataattaatttcccCCCATCAACAGTTTCAAAGATGTCAAAAGCATCAAAATGCATGATATCTAGCAGATTATGATGCTCatcaaaattctatttttgtcccttttccttttttctttcaatgatGCTTAGTAAatgtcaataaaatatttagatgcaCAACAAATACGTGACTAGTGACCTTTCATTCCACCTCTAAAGAGGTTAAATTTTGTGCTTTAAAAGGCttattttcttaatcttttCCCTTCCCATctcattattttcttgctttttaaaTTTGGGATGTTATTATTACCGTGATATTCATAGTTGTTATAGCCATGATAATCAGATGTTGTAGCATTCACTTTAAAGTATAGCTCTAAACCAATTTGTCATAATTGatggttttattaaaatttaatttttttttccttagcctttttataaaaaatttattggctttcaatttgatccttcaattcaaattgatagtattatatttttcaatttgatccttattttttttatttctatttttttcttttataaaagttattattcttttcaatttcacctttttatcaaaatatttttttactttttatatcaattttgatctttattttttaatcattttttattctttttctaaattaaattttcttttcaatttcacccttcaatcaaacaaaaaattaatttttttttaaattttattgttcaacatttgattaattagaaattagacttcatgttttttttcaaattaggtgttttgggtttaatgaTCCAAGTCACGGGCTTGCAAAgttaactctatttttttatatatataaaagggttttataatcctctttatttttaatagagtTATAAGAATTTTATGATCTGTATCGTGAATTTAGCGGGATATCTCGAGTTAGCTCAACCTTTATTACAAAGATTACAGATTTgtcatgattgatttttttatgccatgtttttttatctcatttcaaCATTTGAATATCATTTTTTGCACAAAAAATTAACTTGTCCCTGCAGCAAGCGCGAACACAAAGACTAGTACATTACTAAAAGGAAATCCTCTTTCAATATAGAAATGACATAGTTGTAAATTTTTTCTGTAGCGAtggaaaatcaataaaaaaattttagaaaaatattttttcttagatttttttccttcttttatatatacttcacatatttttcattttacacTTGGCCTATTTATCaccattttatttcttcattcttatgtaatagtttttagtttttccttttcctttatttacatttaaaaaaaaattatttttttattctttacacttgaaatatttattattctattttagcCATTCTTTTTGCtcttatctttattttgttataatttttttacttttttctttttttctttacatgttttttaaacaattattatACAAAGACCAAAAGAAAATAGTATTTCACAGTAGCAATTGCaacattatttcatttttttactacGTTAAAATTTAGCTTATAatcttacatatttttattaacgcatatgatcttcattttattttattatatgtaagcatcaattttttattcattattatattttttacttaatgtcaaaaaataaattaataaaacttaaacatttattattttgcattaaaaaaatattattcaacccACAGCGAGTCAAGTCTAATATAGATGcgttagcaatttttttttatttattggcgcaaaatatttcttaatttatttaattaatacatgtataggcttttcaatttatttattttttattattattattatttgttaaaaacacattaaaaaacttacatatttaattattttaccaaaaaaattatttaatcagCTATAAAATACAGTTCAAATAGCTAACCACCAAGAACTCAGGCTCATCCTACTAGGTGTTGGAAGGACGAAGGAGCGGCCAACACTTCATTATCTCTTGATGTGCTAAAGATGAAAGCactaaatctataaaattaaagtttttaagtaaaaataattaaccagTTCATGTTACTAAATCAACCAGCAAACCAATTGAgtcataaaattaacaataacattACATGTTAAGTTGCTATATTTTAACAGCACaacatatttaaatatcattattctAAAGCACAACaattatcttattatatttaGTGATAATATCACGACACTTCtgaaaagcaataaaataaaaatatacaatttcactaattttttttaaaaattatattattcaacCAAAACTTTTAACTTTCtgtgagatttaaaaaaaaatccaatgaaGCTGAGAGAATTGGTACAACTGCAATGTTATTAGCAAAATTTGCATCTCATGAATGGTTTATATAGGCAAGCATCCACCCATTCCTCCTAAAAGCTAATATTAACAGTGCCTAAACAAAGATATGTATTAAATCAACGCACAAGCTTTTTAATTACAGGCAGACAAGTGAAAGAAGACGCAAAAGAGCAATCACGGATGATACACTGAAGGCTTGATATCAAATAAACTTGTCATTTCAGCCCTCTCCTCCCCGAAGGAAGTCTCCACTTTCTATGCCAGTAAATTGATACCCTTGACCAGACTGGGAATCCGAAATCATAATCCAGTGGTCGATCCGCAGGCCCTCCAACTATCAAAGGTAACCACACATACCTCGAGTCCCTCAAGTCTGCTGGGTTCCAACGATctgctataaaaataaatgaacctGGAAGACCTGTCAAAGGAAATACATATGTACCTTGTGCAAAAAATGTAGTCTGTCGAAACATTTTGTTCCCTCCAACGCATGGGTTTCCCATAGTTTCCCATGGTCCCATGATTGACTCTGCTGCATGGGCTAGGGCCTCATTTGGCGCCCAGCCAGTACAACCAGAAGTGATCATGTAATAAGTCCCCTGATACTTAAATAGAGCCGGGGCTTCCCTGTGCTGTCCAATTAAAATTCTTCGCACAACATGTGTAACATCAAGATAATCTTCTGTAAGTGGTCCAATGTGAAGCTCGCTATTGTCCTCAGAGGAATATATGATATATGCTACACCATCATCATCCTTGAAGATTGTCATATCCCTGCTGTCAAATCCATGGGGCTGTTTGCTGTGGAGGTAGTTGAATGGACCAGTTGGATAATCGCTAATGGCAATGCCAACAGCAGCTTTGGTGTAGTTGGCATCATCAATGTGCATCCACATTACATACTTTCCTGTCTTCTCATTGTAAATCACTTTTGGCCTCTCAAGCACATTGGATTTATGGAGGTCACAGGTTTCATTTGCCTCTTCTGCTTCCAGTACGATGCCCTCATTTTTCCATGCCCAGAGGTCCTTGGAGGAATAGCAACCAACTCCTATGATATCCACCTGAACAAAAGTGCATAGAAAGACCTCAGTGAGTTACATGTGCTCGATAACTGAAGCATAAATTACATCATAGGCAAATGGAAacataaaacatattattaaaacatgaaCAATATCAAAGACCTATCTTAACCCAAAAGCTCAAGTTATTAGATGTGGCTTAAAAAATGGTTTTATATTCTCTCTAACACACCATTAAGTAAAATTCcattgggcttgaaacttggaCAAACCTACCACtatcttatgcttaatttttaatttaatttgagaatGAAGTCATAAGATTTGATCTCATGACCATGTGTTCATTAAAGCTTTAATACTAAAACCATCTACCCAAAAACTCAAGCTATTGGATGAGGCTCTAAGAATGGTTTTATATTAACTCTCtaacaaacacaaataaaagtaCAAGGAGATGGATAACATGACAGGTTTTATTTGTTACaagaaatatttgaagtttctaAATCAAATTTCCTGTACATATGATAATTTAAGggaatcttttaataaaaaacaaacacttcaTGCATAAGCACTTCCATGAGAATTAGAAATTAAGACACTGCAAGTATTTTACAAGACATTTTTAAACTAGAAGCATAGATAGGACTAGCTTTCCCGGCTTTTGTACATCTCATAACAATGTTTAAATGTACAACAGTACTGTATGATAACCCTTGTACtatatgatgaaaaacaaatcaaaacaacctTTTTACAATTCAAGAATATTAATGATAAGTAGAGAATGTTGAGAGCTGAACAAAATGAAAATGCTTTCTTATGGATAGAGGGAGGGGAAGACAATTAAACCATGACAAAAACAAAGCCTCAATCCTAAACTACTTGGGGTCAGTTATATGGATACTTTTGCACCGTTCTGCACAATCATATTCCAACCCGCCTCaataacaagaaattttaaatccTTCCATGTCACCTCCATCCATTAAAAACATCtcagtaaaatatttataattgccCATTTGAAGTTTGGTTACCTCAACAGTACATGTCCACCAGTTATCACATCTTAATTGTGGAATTGTCTTGATTTGGAAAATAGTCTTTGAAATGATTTTCACAGGCTTTAGTTTAGGATTATTAAAGGACTGTTACTCTGAGCCAAGAAATCAACATAATGCATAAGTAAATATGTCTAAGAAGCAAAATGTACATATTTTCCACCTTAGTTAAGATAAGGTGGGAACAGATAATCTGAGGCATCCTACATATTATGGGTTAGAAAATTGCACAATCTTCTATCAGTGGGTTTCAGAACATTATGGATACAAggaattatgaaattaattactGTTTGCTTTCAAGGGTTAGAATAGCTTAAAGaagatagtttaaaatatgGTGACCAAATAATTCACATTTGAATCAACATGGATATTATTAACAGACACAAGCTTCAAAATGGACATGCATTCTTGAACACGCTCATTAATATCACTGCATATTGGATGATCAAGCACTGCCACCATCACTCTATAACAGTCTGACTACAATGCATTCCCATATAGTAATATTAACTTCAGTATTGCACTCAGACTTATAGGGGCTATTAGGCCACATATAATTTCTTGAAGCTATACAATCACTCCAACTTGGATGATAGGAGaccaaaatcattttattggtttaaaCCTTGCCAAGCACATGAACTCTAAAAcccacaaaagaaaagaaaaataaaagcataagaACCAGATTCAAAAAGCCAAAATCTTTACAGAAAAATCATACTGATCTTGTACATCAAACTAATAACATATCACTACTCCTAAATAAACCATTGGCTCCAATTAAACCTAGGTCTCCTAGAAGTGGCCATCAAAGTTGAGACTAATTCAGTATGACAACTGATTCCATGTATAACATTTGATAATGAAATCATGTGGTAAAGCAATTTCTCCCCAATTTCAAGCTtcataaatggaaaaaaataaaaaataccaggGGCATCCCAGCACAACCAAGAATAATTCTGGCTGGGCATGTAAACCATATGCAAAAGTTCCAAAAAGAAATCAGTACTGCTAGAGAAAccaatctaaaatttaaaagcatgATAGTGTGAATAGCTAACTTACCCGAGCTGCTCCTTTTTTGTGAGCATGGTAGGTTGGTCCATCTTTATATTCTCCGTACCAATAATAAGTCCTTGAGCTTTCATCATATAGAATTCCCCCTCCATGAGCTTGAATTGGATTTCCCTCAGTATCCAACCAAATTCTTCCAGGATAATAGTTGAAACTGTCATTCCCAGAATCATTCATTGGATCTATAGCAGTTTTCATATCAGGAAAGAACACATGCCTAAGTTGGGAATTCTCATCAAGAAATTCATCAATCAGTGTGGTCGGCCTCTTAGGCCTTCGCTTTGCAGCACGTGGGGACCTTTTTCCTTTCGGTGGAGGTATTTGGATATTCTCCTCTTCCACCTCTTCAAGTTCACGGAAAAGAGTGTGATGACTGGTATGAAATTGGACATCTCCAACTTTTCCACCATTATGGCTAACAAGGGAGTACAAGTGAAGGGACAGCAGAAATCCCACCAAGCTCCATACAACAACAGATGGTGAACATCTGCTCCCTGCATTGCAATGGAAAGTGGTTGGTTTCCTGTATTTGTTCCTCATTGTCATTTTCTATCCTCTTTTTAACTCCATGATAATGCAGCAATTAACAAAATGCAACCTACGGATATCCAATAAACCCGGCCAAAAATAAGTCACAAAAAATCTAATCTATATTTGTTAAAGAAAACTATTGAGTTCATGCAAAGTAAAGAGCAAATCCAGACACGATTAGAACTTTTAAAGATGGATTTAACTGAATTGACTGAAATCAAGTGTAGATATAGTCCAAAACACTCATTTTACAATTTGTACATTGGTTTCTTTACCTTCTAATTTCAATTACCAATAGCCAGCCTATTTACTATAAAGGGAAGACCTTCCCAGGTTCACAATCATGAGGATCGTTATCCAGTTAGAACGACCGCTTACAGAAATAGTAGCAAAACTAGAAGAACTTCACCCACATGGCAATTTCCCGACTGTTCAATACAGCAATCAGCACAAAACCCCATATTGCAAAAGCCAAAAAAACACAGTAtcccaacaaaaaataaataaataaaagcaaagatataataaaaagggaaaatgCAAAAAGGATCATAAAAACGTGCAAGCAaaccaataaataattaaagacCAAAGTCAAATAACTTACCTGACAAATAACGAAGCATGAGTTGAAGAGAAATTCTAGACATGGGTTTCACTATCGAGGTGGCAGCAACAAGAAACTAGATTAACAGACCAAGCAATCCATGCCCTTCTACTGTATCAGCCAATATGAATAAATCATCTAACTTCacagaaacaagaaaagagaagttGGGTAGTTGGCTTTTTGTTGTATTTGGATCTGAAGAAGAGGTGGTtgttgatgatattgatggtgACTCGAGACCAAAGATGCTATGGtagcgctctctctctctctctctctctctctgttttcagCAGTGTTTGTTGggagattttgatttcttaatacGATTTATCTGGAAGATGTTGTGTTGCTAGACtgctgtaataataataaatgaatctAACGATGAGTCCGCGTCCTTTGACTTTAATCGTGATCTTTCTCAAAatctatccttttatttttatttcaaattaatttataaactaAGAGAGAGAAGCGTTtgcattataaatatatttaaaaaattataaattcttctgtaattggaaaataaaaaatattatttatatttaataaaataaataaaaaatatatatgaaatgttacttaaatattaaagtgaaaagataatctttttttaataaaagcaaaagatatattcaaatataaatattatacactgatttttttatatgttttttaattttattttagagattaattctagttgttaataataaattattatttttttaaatgtatctCATAAATACAActtaattaagagaaaaatataaacaaattataataacttcaaagcattatgaaattaataaatatttaaagatattaattattatctaagtagaaaaaatcaataaaaaaatgctagCCCCGCGCCTagccaataataaaaaaactgaggCACTCCTAgtaaggttttgttttttaaggatttgctccaaattgtttttaaatgaattacAAGTTTTGTTGTggcaaataatatattattgaataacttttcaatcttttaaaatCAGGGCTTTAGAGCATCTCCAACAACGAGAGAGATACAAaggtaaatttaaaaagttatatttttaacttttatttcgGTTTTTATTCACTTTAATTACTCATGTAAATGAATAGCTAAAATAGTTATTCATTCTTCTATGtagaaatgacaaaaaaaaataattgttgatcAACAACTATTTTTATAGCTATTGAccaacaatttatttaatttctttaaaagcagaaggaaagaaacttgtaaattttaaaatcttgtattgtgcCTCACCCTTctctcaaatttagaaaaacaagaatcaattattctctgattaattaataacatcgattgtgttaattagctgaaattaaaaggtatgcttgtttaaaagctttttatattttctcttttatatcttttgattttttagaccttttgttgttaatttgatatatgtgatgatttttatttctttgttattttatgtttttgatattgtttaaagatgacaatttttatttatgttgttatctttAACAAAATTGAGAGGAAATAATAATGGTAgctgatattgataaaaatatagagtgacatatttaaaatttattttttattgtctgttttaatttgaggtcaattatattttgtcttGTTGAAAATGCAATTAAACTAGTATATCAATCCTCTTTTAGTtctaaaaaaaaggtcaaattgTAATGTTAGAACAAGTAGGAGGCCATGCTTATTATTAATTACATGTATGGAAACTATAAAATTACTAGACATTGAATGTGAGCTTCTTTTACACTCTCTTATAAGgttttaacttgagtttttttttttaatgtagatggattcaaattttccaagctCTTTTACCAATTTTCTTATGAATGAGTCAGAAGATATTCTTCCTCAACCAAGTGattctaatcaattaattgatgACTTAACATACTCGAATTTAAATGtccatacaataaaaaaatcacaaaaaagtaaaaatttctCACCAGAGAAAGATTGTTTACTTGTCTCTGCATGACTAAATACAAGCAAGGATCCAATTATAGGAgttgaacaacaaacaaaacagtTCTGGGCTCAAGTACATGCTTACTTGGTAGAAAACAGAGGAAACTTGAATAATCGTTTCCAAATAAACATCTCAAGTAGATAgcaagaaataaatagagaagtcggtaaatttgttgaatttgtttctcaaattaaaaatcatcagcAAAGTGGAATGACCGAAGAATCAAgggtaattttaatattcattttcatgttaaattgtttaacacatattttaacattatttaatttctctaattttttactaGATTAATGATGCTCGACAAATGTATGCTTCTTGCGTTGACAAACGATTTCAACTAAAACATTGCTGGGTTATCTTAAGAAAAGAACCCAAATGGCAATTTGAGTGTGCAAGTCAACATCAAAGgtcaaacaagaaataaaaaagtcatGTCAATGCAAGTCCGGCTTCATTAGCTCCATCTACCCCTGATTCTATTAGTTtaggagaaaacagtgaactgTTGATTTATCAAGATAGATCAATTGGTCAGAAGGTTGTAAAGGAACGACTTAAACGTaaacaaggaaaagataaaGTTTGAGAGATAACTGTAACAAATCTCTTATAATAAGTCAGGGATACTCTAGTTGAAATTAAGGATCAGAAGAAACAagatagaaaaattatgttagagCAACAAATTACGATGATTCAACAAAGTCAAGAGAAACAAGAATTGGACAGGattgagaaagaagaacaaattatgaaaatgaatatttttaatttggatccAATTTCAGCagcatattttcaaaatagaaagttaaaaattatgcaaaagagaggttttaatttttaattaactagattgatttattgtttaatataatgtatttttaattaaatatgtagaaatttcttggttattttaaatatattgttataaaagtggcatcaattcataatatttttttaaagttcttCTAACACTTAACAATAATAAGtaggattaattaacttaaaagataacaatcataataaaaaaaaaacataaaaaacttgaaacttaTGATGACATAAGAAGTTTAAATCTAATAAGGCATGCCTAGtaaggttttgtttttcaacgACTTGCtccaaatcttttttaaatgaatgaCAAGTTATTTATTGTGGCAGACGACATATTATTGGATAACTTTTCAATCACTAAAAATCAGGGCCTTATAGCCATAGTTACACCACTAACAAACCCACCTTTTTTTCGTCCAACAATTCTAGCCTAACTATTACAGCACCATCAATAGTAGTTGCAATcaatgaaagaaaggaagaaaaaaagaacacgagaaggtgcaagaaaaaaaaataaacaaaagactTTCTTAGCCTAATCTCCCTTCTAGAATGGCAATGATCTTCATCATCGTGTAAAAGCATAGAGAACAAGGGGCACACTAGATCAAGTAGTCCACATGTCTCCTTCCTTCATTGGAGCATGGGTTCACGTGCCACAATCTCGGTCACATACCTGGCGTGTGCAACCCACAtattatcattgttttaattcttttttccagGAGTTTCTACCTAACTCTAGCATTTTATAAAGGTCGTTTTCGAACCCCTaacatattttaatgtttatccTA is drawn from Populus nigra chromosome 5, ddPopNigr1.1, whole genome shotgun sequence and contains these coding sequences:
- the LOC133694937 gene encoding uncharacterized protein LOC133694937 isoform X1 encodes the protein MTMRNKYRKPTTFHCNAGSRCSPSVVVWSLVGFLLSLHLYSLVSHNGGKVGDVQFHTSHHTLFRELEEVEEENIQIPPPKGKRSPRAAKRRPKRPTTLIDEFLDENSQLRHVFFPDMKTAIDPMNDSGNDSFNYYPGRIWLDTEGNPIQAHGGGILYDESSRTYYWYGEYKDGPTYHAHKKGAARVDIIGVGCYSSKDLWAWKNEGIVLEAEEANETCDLHKSNVLERPKVIYNEKTGKYVMWMHIDDANYTKAAVGIAISDYPTGPFNYLHSKQPHGFDSRDMTIFKDDDGVAYIIYSSEDNSELHIGPLTEDYLDVTHVVRRILIGQHREAPALFKYQGTYYMITSGCTGWAPNEALAHAAESIMGPWETMGNPCVGGNKMFRQTTFFAQGTYVFPLTGLPGSFIFIADRWNPADLRDSRYVWLPLIVGGPADRPLDYDFGFPVWSRVSIYWHRKWRLPSGRRGLK
- the LOC133694937 gene encoding uncharacterized protein LOC133694937 isoform X2 — protein: MSRISLQLMLRYLSGSRCSPSVVVWSLVGFLLSLHLYSLVSHNGGKVGDVQFHTSHHTLFRELEEVEEENIQIPPPKGKRSPRAAKRRPKRPTTLIDEFLDENSQLRHVFFPDMKTAIDPMNDSGNDSFNYYPGRIWLDTEGNPIQAHGGGILYDESSRTYYWYGEYKDGPTYHAHKKGAARVDIIGVGCYSSKDLWAWKNEGIVLEAEEANETCDLHKSNVLERPKVIYNEKTGKYVMWMHIDDANYTKAAVGIAISDYPTGPFNYLHSKQPHGFDSRDMTIFKDDDGVAYIIYSSEDNSELHIGPLTEDYLDVTHVVRRILIGQHREAPALFKYQGTYYMITSGCTGWAPNEALAHAAESIMGPWETMGNPCVGGNKMFRQTTFFAQGTYVFPLTGLPGSFIFIADRWNPADLRDSRYVWLPLIVGGPADRPLDYDFGFPVWSRVSIYWHRKWRLPSGRRGLK